A part of Candidatus Acidiferrales bacterium genomic DNA contains:
- a CDS encoding M48 family metalloprotease, with translation MQKMTIPETMFVFGHEMGHYVLGHVYKGLVFGALVLLVLLYLGFRGMLWLLSRWGGAWGIRGPDDWASLPVLLLWFAILGFVASPITNTFSRHIEHQADQYGLEVTHGLIPNSNQVAAQAFEILGEVDLADPDPNPFIEFWIFNHPPLTERVNFALTYDPWTQGKQPEFVK, from the coding sequence ATCCAGAAAATGACCATTCCTGAAACCATGTTCGTCTTCGGCCATGAAATGGGCCACTACGTCTTAGGCCACGTATACAAAGGTTTGGTTTTTGGCGCGCTTGTCCTTTTGGTTCTGCTCTACCTCGGATTTCGCGGGATGCTTTGGTTGCTCTCGCGCTGGGGCGGCGCTTGGGGCATCCGTGGCCCGGACGACTGGGCGTCCTTGCCCGTATTGCTCTTGTGGTTCGCGATCCTTGGATTTGTGGCCTCTCCGATCACTAACACCTTCAGCCGTCACATTGAGCATCAGGCCGATCAGTATGGGCTCGAAGTCACGCACGGACTGATCCCGAACTCCAACCAGGTGGCTGCCCAGGCGTTTGAAATTCTCGGTGAAGTAGACTTGGCTGATCCCGACCCGAATCCATTCATCGAGTTTTGGATCTTCAATCATCCGCCGCTCACAGAACGCGTGAATTTCGCGCTGACCTATGACCCGTGGACGCAGGGCAAGCAGCCGGAATTTGTGAAGTGA
- a CDS encoding cytochrome P450, whose translation MTAKKNRPPGPRGKPLLGVMLELRRHGLNLFVRAARDYGDIVYLPLAFGQERILLNHPAFIEQVLVVQHQKFHKSAMAQAATRRLLGNGLLNSEDDFWRRQRRLAQPAFQKTRVNEYVPTMIEHARAHAAQWRDGEVRDIADEMSRLTCGIAVKTLFGLDIGPEADRVGENLTSLMRHQIHRVRSPIRIPATWPTPANRRADAAFAYLDSLVYGIIEERRARGGGGNDLLSHLIAAMDEDGTQMTPQQLRDETMTLFLAGHETTALTLSWTWYLLAQNPAAEARLQEELDRVLGGRSPRPEDLESLPYLAAVIHESLRLYPPAYIMARLSIESFQLGDYSFPAGATIIMSQWVTHRDARYFPEPLVFRPERWLDGLITRLPAHAYFPFGGGPRRCIGQGFAMLEAALVTAELAQKFSFELEAGQTIVPEPLITLRPRGGIRMQIYRRAAVPRAQASVAS comes from the coding sequence ATGACTGCCAAGAAGAATCGTCCGCCCGGGCCGCGCGGCAAGCCGCTGCTCGGCGTCATGCTAGAACTGCGCAGGCACGGCTTGAATCTCTTCGTTCGCGCCGCGCGCGATTACGGCGACATTGTTTATTTGCCATTGGCCTTCGGGCAAGAGCGCATCCTGCTTAATCATCCTGCTTTCATCGAGCAAGTGCTCGTCGTGCAGCATCAGAAATTCCACAAGAGCGCGATGGCGCAGGCGGCGACGCGGCGGCTGCTCGGAAACGGATTGCTCAACAGCGAGGACGATTTCTGGCGGCGGCAACGGCGGCTCGCTCAGCCGGCATTTCAAAAAACGCGAGTCAACGAGTATGTGCCTACGATGATTGAGCACGCCCGCGCGCACGCGGCGCAATGGCGCGATGGAGAGGTTCGCGATATCGCCGACGAGATGTCGCGGTTGACGTGCGGCATTGCCGTAAAAACGCTTTTCGGGCTGGACATCGGACCGGAAGCCGATCGCGTGGGAGAAAATCTGACGAGCTTGATGCGGCATCAAATCCATCGCGTGCGTTCGCCAATCCGAATTCCGGCGACCTGGCCTACCCCCGCAAACCGGCGCGCCGATGCAGCATTTGCATATCTCGATTCGCTCGTGTATGGAATCATCGAAGAGCGACGCGCACGGGGCGGCGGGGGCAACGATCTTCTCTCGCATTTGATTGCCGCGATGGACGAAGACGGCACACAGATGACTCCGCAACAGTTGCGCGACGAAACCATGACGCTGTTTCTGGCCGGCCATGAAACCACGGCGCTGACGCTGAGCTGGACGTGGTATCTGCTCGCGCAAAATCCTGCTGCGGAAGCGCGCTTGCAGGAAGAACTTGATCGCGTGCTTGGGGGTCGTTCGCCACGGCCGGAAGATTTGGAATCGCTTCCGTATCTCGCCGCAGTCATCCATGAATCGCTGCGGCTTTATCCGCCCGCTTACATCATGGCGAGACTATCGATCGAATCGTTTCAACTGGGAGATTATTCATTTCCCGCGGGCGCAACCATAATTATGTCGCAATGGGTGACGCATCGCGATGCGCGGTATTTTCCGGAGCCGCTTGTTTTTCGGCCGGAGCGATGGCTCGATGGGTTGATTACGCGGCTGCCGGCGCACGCCTATTTTCCCTTCGGGGGTGGGCCGCGGCGATGTATCGGCCAGGGATTTGCGATGCTGGAAGCAGCGCTGGTGACGGCGGAGCTGGCACAAAAATTCAGTTTCGAATTGGAAGCGGGACAAACGATCGTGCCGGAGCCATTGATCACCTTGCGGCCACGCGGTGGAATTCGAATGCAAATCTATCGCCGGGCTGCAGTTCCCCGGGCGCAGGCATCCGTTGCGTCTTAA
- a CDS encoding SRPBCC family protein yields MADLTFTQEILAPARIVGAFFVPHRMGAWYGREMDLQFEVQGGAIEFCSGLKVRLIGRLGKREVTHTAVVTEFERGRVLEWQFQDAYGVRGMQRWEIDATAAGSCVLMRDSYEMPGRILKFLDWLLTRHAVARRDRAELARLKCLVEHA; encoded by the coding sequence ATGGCGGATTTGACTTTCACGCAAGAAATTTTGGCGCCGGCGAGAATTGTCGGTGCGTTTTTCGTCCCGCATCGTATGGGCGCCTGGTACGGCCGCGAGATGGATTTGCAATTCGAAGTGCAAGGCGGTGCAATCGAGTTCTGCAGTGGCCTCAAGGTTCGTCTAATAGGTCGGCTCGGCAAGCGCGAAGTCACGCATACCGCGGTAGTCACGGAATTCGAGCGTGGCCGCGTCCTCGAATGGCAGTTCCAGGATGCTTATGGCGTTCGCGGTATGCAGCGCTGGGAAATTGATGCCACCGCGGCGGGCTCCTGCGTCCTCATGCGCGATAGTTACGAAATGCCCGGGCGCATCCTCAAATTCCTCGATTGGCTTCTGACACGCCATGCCGTCGCGCGGCGCGACCGCGCCGAGCTCGCGCGCCTCAAGTGCTTGGTTGAGCACGCCTGA
- a CDS encoding TolC family protein yields MTGRLIRIVLALYLTATLATGVPAFAQTAAPQQSASPASATTPQYTSTAYTSLFGVRDYSRAKRSFPNIFAPYTSITVAPPVLTNAPTIYDLIHDGKLEISLQDAISLAMQNNLDIAVSEYTPWIDQTNVLNAEGGGTPLGSVVIGSGTGGSFDPVITENTSISDNSQSVNNPLSSGVGTSGGAITQATHDTQFNLSYTQELHSGTTFNIQLNNDRTSSSPSANFFNPALTSSIGVEVSQPLLNGFGFLPHIRFILESKNTNKIGELQFEEQIINSITQIETQYWILVLNRQSVNVDQQAVAAYQKLYEDDMHLLNIGSMSPSDVVTAQSAIAASNQALLGAQVNEHVQEEILLQLITKDPSDPRLKGLELVPTSVPEDTPQAPDISLDDAEKEASADRPELKVDKLTLQNDEYNVRATKNSLLPTLTLSGEYISLGLSGNAAGAFTPNGTFSPITSEPIVDQNGNPVLSGGLPTFLGTPNGVIGPAIPGGISSAYSQIFHNLSPTYAGSLSLNLPLRNRSAQATNAEQHLVQRQDQVADQRQKSTIFASVNEALTAVKLYASEVDAAVKATHLAQQAYDYTMDKFNLGTADTFLVVQYATLLNAAKLNESNVKANYEIALAQFNQAMGRTLTSNNITIAGNRDRGVDLDANAPMIPGTLDGRLADRDIFNAAAHQ; encoded by the coding sequence ATGACCGGAAGGCTGATTCGAATCGTTCTTGCCCTCTATCTCACTGCTACGCTGGCAACTGGCGTTCCGGCGTTTGCCCAGACAGCCGCGCCGCAACAAAGCGCTTCTCCGGCGAGCGCAACCACGCCTCAGTATACGTCCACGGCGTATACAAGTCTCTTTGGCGTGCGTGACTATTCCAGGGCCAAGCGTTCGTTCCCGAATATCTTTGCCCCCTACACAAGCATAACCGTGGCCCCGCCCGTCCTGACAAACGCTCCCACCATCTACGATCTGATCCATGACGGCAAGCTCGAAATCAGCCTCCAGGACGCCATATCTCTGGCCATGCAAAACAACTTGGATATCGCCGTCTCCGAATACACCCCCTGGATCGACCAAACCAACGTGCTTAACGCGGAAGGTGGCGGTACGCCGCTCGGTTCCGTCGTGATCGGCTCGGGCACGGGTGGCAGCTTCGATCCTGTAATCACAGAGAACACCAGCATCAGCGACAACTCGCAGTCCGTGAACAATCCACTTTCCAGCGGAGTGGGCACCAGTGGTGGAGCGATCACGCAGGCTACGCACGATACGCAATTTAACCTGAGTTACACTCAAGAGCTGCACAGCGGGACCACGTTCAACATCCAGCTCAACAACGACAGAACCTCGAGCTCGCCTTCGGCAAATTTTTTCAATCCTGCCCTCACATCGAGCATTGGGGTTGAGGTTTCGCAGCCCTTGCTGAACGGATTCGGTTTTCTTCCTCACATTCGCTTTATTCTCGAATCCAAGAACACTAATAAAATTGGCGAGCTCCAATTCGAGGAGCAGATCATCAATTCCATCACGCAAATCGAGACACAGTATTGGATCCTCGTTCTTAACAGGCAGAGCGTGAATGTCGACCAACAAGCTGTCGCGGCTTATCAAAAGCTTTATGAAGATGACATGCATCTGCTCAATATTGGCAGCATGTCGCCCAGCGATGTCGTCACGGCACAATCGGCGATTGCTGCGAGCAACCAGGCTCTGCTCGGCGCGCAGGTCAATGAACATGTGCAGGAGGAGATCCTTCTCCAGCTCATCACCAAGGATCCCTCGGATCCTCGTCTCAAAGGACTCGAGCTTGTTCCCACATCGGTGCCCGAAGATACGCCCCAGGCTCCCGACATCTCTTTGGATGATGCGGAAAAAGAGGCTTCAGCCGACCGGCCGGAGTTGAAGGTCGACAAGCTCACTTTGCAGAACGACGAATACAATGTCCGCGCTACGAAGAATTCACTGCTGCCGACTCTCACTCTCTCTGGCGAATACATCAGCCTGGGCTTGAGCGGCAATGCAGCCGGCGCATTCACTCCCAACGGAACATTTTCACCCATCACCTCGGAGCCGATCGTCGACCAGAATGGAAATCCCGTGCTTTCCGGCGGCCTTCCGACTTTTCTGGGAACTCCCAATGGCGTCATCGGTCCCGCGATTCCAGGAGGGATTAGCTCTGCTTACTCCCAGATTTTTCACAACCTTTCTCCGACTTATGCCGGCAGCCTGAGCCTCAATCTTCCGCTGCGCAACCGCTCAGCTCAAGCTACGAACGCCGAGCAGCACTTGGTGCAACGCCAGGATCAGGTCGCCGATCAGCGCCAGAAAAGCACGATTTTCGCCAGTGTCAATGAAGCTCTTACCGCAGTGAAGCTGTACGCTTCCGAAGTTGATGCAGCAGTGAAAGCGACGCATCTCGCGCAACAGGCCTACGATTACACCATGGATAAGTTCAATTTGGGCACTGCCGACACTTTTCTGGTCGTTCAGTATGCTACGTTGCTGAACGCCGCAAAGTTGAATGAATCGAACGTCAAGGCGAACTATGAAATCGCCCTCGCCCAATTCAATCAAGCGATGGGCCGCACCTTGACCTCGAACAACATCACCATCGCAGGCAATCGCGATCGCGGCGTCGATTTGGACGCCAATGCTCCCATGATCCCTGGCACGCTCGATGGGCGCCTCGCGGACCGAGACATCTTCAATGCCGCCGCACACCAATAG
- the tyrS gene encoding tyrosine--tRNA ligase — translation MSERSHKSVDEQLAYLRKGAAEIVPEAGLREKLEQSTKTGKPLRVYLGVDPTAPDIHLGHTVVLRKLKHFQDMGHTAIFLIGDFSAMIGDPTGQSETRPPLSREQVDAHAKTYLAQVYKILGREKTEVRYNSEWLSKMSSYDVVRLCGHYRLARMLEREDFRSRLENNQPISVHELLYPLLTAYDAVALKSDVELGATEQKFNILVHRDIQREYGLAPQIVLTMPILVGLDGVKKMSKSLNNYVGITESPQEMFGKLMSISDELMWSYYELLTDLEERVIVRLKEEVRTGVLHPMDAKMQLAQMIIANFHGEEAARGAKEEFQRVFRERQAPEEVPVKKMARSGPTRVSVLIFTSDLAPSRAEAERLIKQGGVEIDGQRVDDVRKEVDFSKPCTFLLRAGKKKFLRVIVE, via the coding sequence ATGTCTGAACGAAGTCACAAATCGGTTGACGAACAGCTCGCCTACCTGCGAAAAGGCGCGGCGGAAATTGTTCCTGAAGCCGGGCTGCGTGAAAAGCTAGAGCAATCGACGAAGACGGGAAAGCCGCTGCGCGTTTACCTTGGCGTCGATCCCACCGCGCCCGATATTCATCTCGGCCACACCGTAGTGCTGCGCAAGCTCAAACATTTTCAAGACATGGGGCACACGGCCATTTTTCTGATCGGCGATTTTTCTGCGATGATCGGAGACCCGACGGGGCAATCGGAAACGCGCCCGCCGCTTTCGCGCGAGCAAGTTGATGCGCACGCCAAAACGTATCTTGCGCAGGTTTACAAGATTCTCGGCCGGGAAAAGACAGAGGTTCGCTACAACAGCGAATGGCTTTCGAAAATGTCAAGTTACGACGTAGTGCGGCTGTGCGGCCATTACCGGCTGGCGCGCATGCTCGAGCGCGAGGATTTTCGGTCACGCCTCGAAAACAATCAGCCCATTTCCGTCCACGAGCTGCTCTATCCGCTGCTGACGGCTTACGACGCCGTGGCGCTCAAATCCGACGTCGAACTGGGCGCCACGGAGCAGAAATTCAACATCCTCGTGCACCGCGACATCCAGCGCGAATATGGTTTGGCGCCGCAGATCGTGCTGACCATGCCGATTCTTGTGGGCCTCGATGGCGTGAAAAAAATGTCAAAGAGCCTGAACAATTACGTCGGTATCACGGAATCGCCGCAGGAGATGTTTGGCAAGTTGATGTCCATTTCCGATGAACTGATGTGGTCTTACTACGAGTTGCTGACGGACCTGGAGGAACGCGTGATTGTGCGGCTGAAGGAAGAAGTTCGTACCGGCGTGCTGCATCCCATGGACGCGAAAATGCAGCTCGCGCAGATGATCATCGCCAATTTTCACGGCGAAGAAGCGGCGCGCGGCGCAAAAGAGGAATTTCAGCGCGTTTTCCGAGAGCGGCAAGCGCCTGAAGAAGTGCCTGTGAAAAAAATGGCTCGCAGCGGGCCAACCCGAGTGTCGGTACTTATCTTCACATCCGATCTCGCGCCGTCGCGCGCTGAAGCTGAACGGCTCATCAAACAAGGCGGCGTGGAGATCGACGGGCAGCGCGTCGACGACGTAAGGAAAGAAGTGGATTTCTCAAAGCCCTGCACGTTTCTCCTGCGAGCCGGAAAAAAGAAATTCCTGCGCGTCATCGTCGAGTAG
- the purN gene encoding phosphoribosylglycinamide formyltransferase, with translation MRKRIGVLLSGRGSNFEALAESVSSGHIPNAEIAVVISHRDGAPGIERARARGIDARVIPSKGLERDAYDRQVVAVMREKKVDLVCLAGYMRLLSPYFVNEYHGRIVNIHPSLLPAFPGLEAQRQALEHGVKFTGCTVHFVDETLDAGPILLQAAVPVRDDDTAETLSERILAEEHRIYSEAVRIVLEGRYRIEGRRVIILNAADAAKRHV, from the coding sequence ATGAGGAAGCGCATTGGCGTGCTGCTCTCCGGCCGCGGATCCAATTTTGAGGCGCTCGCGGAAAGCGTTTCGAGCGGCCACATCCCAAACGCAGAAATCGCTGTGGTCATCAGCCATCGGGACGGCGCGCCGGGCATAGAACGGGCGCGGGCGCGAGGCATTGACGCCAGAGTGATTCCTTCGAAGGGGCTCGAGCGCGACGCTTACGACCGTCAGGTCGTCGCCGTGATGCGCGAAAAAAAAGTGGATTTGGTTTGCCTCGCGGGGTACATGCGCTTACTGTCGCCATATTTTGTAAACGAATATCACGGCCGCATCGTGAATATTCATCCGTCGCTCTTGCCCGCGTTTCCGGGGCTCGAGGCGCAGCGGCAGGCGCTTGAACACGGCGTGAAATTCACGGGCTGCACAGTGCATTTCGTTGATGAAACTCTCGACGCCGGGCCGATACTTTTGCAGGCCGCCGTTCCCGTGCGCGACGATGATACGGCCGAAACGCTTTCCGAGCGTATTCTCGCCGAGGAACATCGGATTTATTCCGAAGCTGTGCGCATCGTGTTGGAAGGACGCTATCGAATCGAGGGCCGCCGCGTGATTATTCTGAATGCGGCGGACGCAGCGAAAAGGCATGTCTGA
- the purM gene encoding phosphoribosylformylglycinamidine cyclo-ligase: protein MRYADAGVDISRAEEAKQRIRHLAGRTFNRAVLAPIGGFGALYHLDPKRWRNPVLVASADGVGTKLKIAAAAGVHSTVGADIVNHCVNDILTQGAQPLFFLDYLAMARVEPSVVEQILDGMSRAARQAGCALIGGETAEMPGMYAPGEYDLAGFIVGVVERGHEADSRRVKPGDVLIALPSSGLHTNGYSLARKLVFEEARLKPDAYVAAISNKIGAELLKPHRCYWPMLKNVVGRGWLSGMAHITGGGIPGNLPRVLPRNVHAVIELGSWPVLPIFRYLAQLGKIETDELLRTFNLGIGMILVVPPKNLRKIEAELKRRRERFYCIGHVESSPAGKSQVSFTGTLPVS from the coding sequence ATGCGCTACGCCGACGCCGGAGTTGACATTTCCCGCGCCGAAGAGGCCAAACAACGCATCCGGCATCTGGCTGGCCGGACATTCAATCGCGCGGTTCTTGCGCCCATTGGCGGCTTCGGAGCGCTTTACCACCTGGATCCGAAGCGCTGGCGAAATCCGGTGCTTGTGGCCAGCGCGGATGGCGTGGGGACAAAACTCAAAATCGCGGCGGCAGCCGGAGTGCATTCCACTGTTGGGGCGGACATCGTCAATCACTGCGTGAACGACATCCTGACGCAGGGCGCTCAGCCTCTCTTTTTCCTGGATTATCTGGCGATGGCGCGTGTCGAGCCGAGCGTCGTCGAGCAAATCCTCGATGGGATGAGCCGGGCGGCACGGCAGGCCGGCTGCGCACTGATCGGCGGAGAAACCGCGGAGATGCCGGGAATGTATGCACCCGGCGAATACGATCTCGCCGGCTTCATCGTCGGCGTGGTCGAACGCGGGCACGAGGCTGATTCGCGGCGCGTGAAGCCGGGCGACGTGCTCATAGCGCTGCCCTCGAGCGGGCTGCATACCAACGGCTATTCGCTCGCGCGCAAGCTTGTCTTCGAAGAGGCGCGTCTGAAACCCGATGCTTACGTGGCCGCCATCAGCAACAAAATCGGAGCGGAGCTTTTGAAGCCGCACCGCTGCTACTGGCCGATGCTGAAAAATGTCGTCGGCCGTGGGTGGCTTTCCGGCATGGCGCACATCACCGGCGGGGGAATTCCGGGCAATCTGCCGCGCGTGCTGCCGCGAAATGTTCACGCCGTCATCGAACTCGGCTCCTGGCCGGTGCTGCCGATTTTTCGCTACCTGGCGCAACTGGGAAAGATCGAGACGGACGAGCTATTGCGCACGTTCAATCTGGGCATCGGCATGATTCTTGTCGTGCCGCCGAAAAATCTCAGGAAGATTGAGGCGGAACTGAAGCGGCGGCGCGAGCGATTCTATTGCATCGGCCATGTTGAATCCTCGCCGGCCGGGAAATCGCAAGTCAGCTTTACGGGCACGCTGCCGGTCAGCTGA
- the lepB gene encoding signal peptidase I, translating into MGADKSKRRKTKPQTSPSSQTTHDKIRREIISWVWVILAFLFIEAFVIQARVIPSASMENTILIGDHLIVSLLGYDAGIPFTEHHIALWRKPKRQQIIVFEAPPQAAAGEDFIKRVIGLPGDTVEVRRGAVYVNGQKLNEPYLNPRPNPDAPAENMGPFHVPANEYFVMGDNRDDSNDSRFWGYVPRANIIGTPLFIYMSIRAPEEVWEPGHIGERLGTYLRILIHPGEMRWKRLFHTF; encoded by the coding sequence TTGGGAGCGGATAAATCCAAACGCAGGAAGACCAAACCGCAAACAAGTCCTTCTTCGCAGACAACCCACGACAAAATCCGTCGTGAGATCATTTCCTGGGTCTGGGTGATTCTTGCGTTTCTATTCATCGAAGCATTCGTGATTCAAGCGCGCGTGATTCCGAGCGCGTCGATGGAAAATACGATTTTGATCGGCGATCATCTTATCGTCAGCCTTCTTGGATACGATGCGGGAATTCCGTTTACGGAGCATCACATCGCACTATGGCGCAAGCCGAAGCGACAGCAGATCATCGTCTTTGAAGCGCCTCCGCAAGCCGCTGCCGGAGAGGATTTCATCAAGCGAGTCATCGGGCTGCCGGGCGATACGGTGGAAGTGCGGCGGGGGGCAGTCTACGTGAACGGGCAGAAACTGAACGAGCCATATCTGAATCCGCGGCCAAACCCGGACGCGCCTGCGGAGAACATGGGGCCGTTCCACGTGCCGGCGAACGAATATTTCGTGATGGGCGATAATCGCGATGATTCCAATGACAGCCGATTCTGGGGCTACGTGCCGCGCGCGAATATCATTGGGACGCCACTCTTCATTTACATGTCCATCAGAGCCCCAGAAGAAGTCTGGGAACCGGGGCACATCGGCGAACGGCTGGGAACCTATTTGCGCATCCTCATTCATCCCGGAGAGATGCGCTGGAAGCGATTGTTCCATACATTTTGA
- the lepB gene encoding signal peptidase I: protein MAAEKRASENTETQRPQRTTMQKVLREVLSWVWLLLALFVVEGAVAQSRLIPSGSMENTILVGDHIVVSPFGYSLCVPYTELHVPLWRNPKRQQIIILQSPVNGTEDLIKRVIGIPGDRIQIEHGLVYVNGKKLKEPYVLRDPSDSDGALENFPPTGDPLFQNGLTPQWAATMHKYVVNGQIVVPSGDYFVMGDNRGDSYDSRFWGFVPRRNIIAEPLFIFMSINASEDAWQPGHVGERIDAYLNIFLHPSEVRWGRLFHTL, encoded by the coding sequence GTGGCTGCTGAAAAACGCGCATCCGAAAACACGGAAACGCAGAGACCACAGCGAACGACGATGCAGAAAGTGCTGCGCGAGGTTCTTTCGTGGGTGTGGCTGCTTCTGGCGCTGTTTGTCGTCGAAGGCGCGGTGGCGCAGAGCCGGTTGATTCCAAGCGGCTCGATGGAAAACACGATATTGGTAGGCGACCACATCGTGGTCAGCCCGTTCGGATACTCGCTTTGCGTTCCATATACGGAATTGCACGTACCACTGTGGCGCAACCCCAAGCGGCAGCAAATTATCATCCTTCAATCTCCGGTGAACGGCACGGAGGACTTGATCAAGCGCGTCATCGGCATTCCTGGAGATCGGATTCAGATCGAGCATGGGCTTGTTTATGTGAACGGGAAGAAATTGAAAGAGCCGTACGTCTTGCGCGATCCATCCGACAGCGACGGCGCTCTAGAGAATTTCCCGCCAACAGGAGATCCGTTATTTCAAAACGGCCTGACGCCACAATGGGCCGCCACGATGCACAAATATGTGGTGAATGGCCAGATCGTGGTGCCTTCGGGGGATTATTTCGTGATGGGCGACAATCGCGGGGATTCCTACGACAGCCGATTCTGGGGATTCGTGCCGCGAAGAAATATTATCGCCGAACCGCTGTTTATTTTTATGTCCATCAACGCTTCCGAAGATGCCTGGCAGCCGGGCCATGTGGGAGAGCGTATCGACGCGTATCTGAATATTTTTCTGCATCCGAGCGAAGTTCGCTGGGGACGCTTGTTCCACACGCTGTAG
- the purF gene encoding amidophosphoribosyltransferase has translation MNSLIQIGRSLSDDHFHDECGIFAIFGEEEAAKLTYLGLYALQHRGQESAGIAATDGVQFHVERGMGLVQDVFAPEVLARLPGTAAIGHTRYSTAGDTTLTNAQPLSSECNKGKLALAHNGNLTNALELRRTLEHKGSIFQTTSDTEVILHLIARSKAGNLPGAIADAFGQVEGAYSLLILTRDEVFAVRDPRGFRPLALGRRGDCWTVASETCAFDLIGAEYVRDVEPGELLRISRSGIESIRFAPEKLHQHCIFEHVYFARPDSLVFGRPVNPTRERLGRLLAREHPAIADMVVPVPDSGVPAAIGYAAESGIPFRMGLIRNHYIGRTFIEPEQEIRDFGVRLKLNPVRRLLEGQRVVLIDDSIVRGTTSRKIVRMMREAGVAEVHMRISCPPTVSPCHYGIDTPTRDELIGSHNSVEQIREFIGADSLGYLSLESLRAAVEDTDGKFCTSCYTGVYPTEGVQLEVEAHRGC, from the coding sequence ATGAACTCCCTTATCCAAATCGGCCGAAGTCTCAGCGACGATCACTTCCATGACGAGTGCGGGATTTTTGCGATTTTCGGCGAGGAAGAGGCGGCGAAACTGACGTATCTGGGACTCTATGCGCTGCAGCATCGCGGACAGGAGTCCGCGGGCATCGCAGCGACCGATGGCGTGCAATTTCACGTCGAGCGAGGGATGGGGCTGGTGCAGGATGTTTTCGCGCCGGAGGTGCTAGCGCGCCTGCCGGGAACAGCGGCGATCGGGCACACGCGCTATTCGACAGCCGGCGACACGACACTGACGAATGCGCAGCCACTGTCGAGCGAGTGCAACAAAGGGAAGCTGGCGCTGGCGCACAATGGCAATTTGACGAATGCGCTCGAACTGCGGCGTACGCTCGAGCATAAGGGTTCGATTTTTCAGACTACGAGCGATACCGAAGTCATCCTGCATCTGATCGCGCGGAGCAAAGCGGGAAATTTGCCGGGTGCGATTGCCGATGCATTTGGGCAGGTGGAGGGGGCGTATTCGCTTTTGATTCTGACGCGCGATGAGGTTTTCGCGGTGCGCGATCCGCGAGGGTTCCGGCCGCTGGCGCTCGGGCGCCGGGGTGATTGCTGGACCGTGGCATCGGAAACGTGCGCGTTCGATTTGATCGGCGCGGAATATGTGCGCGATGTCGAGCCGGGTGAACTGCTGCGAATTTCGCGGAGCGGAATCGAATCCATCCGCTTCGCGCCGGAAAAATTACACCAACATTGCATTTTCGAGCATGTCTATTTTGCGCGGCCCGACAGCCTGGTTTTTGGCCGGCCTGTGAATCCGACACGCGAGCGACTGGGACGATTGCTGGCGCGCGAGCATCCGGCGATTGCGGACATGGTCGTGCCCGTTCCGGATTCTGGCGTGCCTGCGGCGATTGGCTACGCCGCGGAGTCCGGGATTCCTTTTCGCATGGGATTGATCCGCAATCATTACATCGGGCGAACGTTCATCGAGCCGGAACAAGAGATTCGTGATTTTGGCGTGCGGCTGAAGCTGAATCCTGTGCGCAGGCTGCTCGAAGGTCAGCGCGTGGTGCTGATTGACGATTCGATCGTGCGCGGAACGACGAGCCGGAAGATTGTGCGCATGATGCGCGAGGCCGGCGTGGCCGAAGTTCACATGCGGATCAGCTGCCCGCCCACGGTCTCACCTTGCCATTACGGTATTGACACTCCGACACGCGACGAGCTGATCGGCTCGCACAATTCCGTCGAGCAGATCCGCGAATTCATCGGCGCGGATTCGCTCGGCTATCTTTCACTCGAGAGCCTGCGCGCCGCCGTGGAAGATACCGACGGGAAATTTTGTACTTCCTGTTACACGGGCGTTTATCCGACCGAGGGAGTGCAACTGGAAGTGGAGGCGCACCGTGGCTGCTGA